The following DNA comes from Chryseobacterium viscerum.
ATAATGCTAATGTTTGTACTTTCATTTTTTAAATGATTTATAGTGATTTTACCCCTAAATTATGAAAGATTTTTCAAAGCGCTTTATGATTCCAGTCTTTTTTCAAAAACATGCTGAGCAGTAAAGCCGAAATTCCATAAGTTTCGGCCTCAGATTCTGCAATTTTTGAACGGGAAAGGGTAATTGCTTTAAAAAGGGAAAAAAACTTATTTTTAACGTGAAAGTAATTATTACTCTCACGCATTAAAAGAAGAAATAGAAAATGATTATTCTATATACATTCATCAGCGAAGAAAAGCACCAGTCTCTCATTGACCGGTATCTGCCTGTTTTTTCTGAGGATATTAAAAGAGATATTCTGAGATACAGAAGATGGCAGGATGCACAGCTTTCTTTGCTTGGAAAGATTTTGTTACTGCAGGGTTTGAGAACCTATTATGATATTTCTGATGCAGAAATTATGGTTAATTCCAATAATAAACCTTATTTAAAAGGGAATCCTGTATACTTTAACATTTCTCATTCCAAAGATCTTGTTGCCTGTATCATTGCTGAATTTCCTGTGGGAATTGATGTTGAGTTTTTCGATACTTCTATAAACTACCTTGATTTTGAATTTCAGATGACCACTGATGAGTTTGAAAAAATTAATGAGGCGGAAGACAGGATCAAGAGTTTTTTTGCCTATTGGACTGCAAAAGAGGCCGTTATAAAAGCACATGGTGATGGAATGATGATCCCTTTAGATTCCTTTGAAGTCTCAAATAATGAAGCTCTCATTAACGGTGAAAAATTCTTTACAAAAGATATTTTTATTGATAAAAATTACTGTAGTTGTATTGCTTCAAATGACATCAAAATAAATAATGTAGTGCCTTTTATTGAATATCTCGAAATTTAAAGGGATTAAATTTTTTTTACTATATGTGCCTGTATTACAGTATTTTTTTAACCTAATAAAATCATTATGTGGTGATTAATGTTGTTTTTTTTGTGAATTTTTCTTTGGTGAATCCAAAATTAACATATATCTTTACCCGCAGAAAAAAAATTATTTTAAACACACAAAGACAAAAATGAAAAAAAATGTATTTCTGCTGATTACATGCGGTTTCAGTGTGCTTTCTTTTGCACAGGTGGGCATTAAAAAAGACAACCCCAATGCCAGCGCTGATCTTGAACTTGGATCAAGCAATAAAACACTACTTTTAAACAGAGTTCCCAACACCAGTTCAGTTGCAAATCCGGTTAATGGTATGATGATCTATGATTTGTCCGAAGAATGTGTAAAAGCATATCAGGCAGGCAAATGGTCCAAATGCCTGGGTAAAGGGTTAAATGGAAAAAAAGCTCTTAATAGCCTTGTTTCTTTATCTTGTACCTCCGCTACTATTTCTCCAAGTCCGGTTGCCGGACAAGCTTTCAATGGTACACTGACGATTCCCTACACAGGTGGGAACGGAGAAACTTATGAGGCACAATCTATTAAGGCCAATGGACTGAGCGCTGCTTTACCCACTGGAAGATTTGCCATGGGAAGCGGAAGTTTACTATACCATATTACAGGAACTCCGGACCGGACCGGCAATATTACATTTAATGTAACTGCTGCAGGAACTTCTTGTTCTGTTACTTCAAAATAATATATTAGGTATTTCCAGATGACCAGTTTCAAACCATTGCAGCGTATTTCTTAAGTAATTTCTGTGTATTCTATGGTAATTGGAATTCATAACAGTTTTGTTTATCAATTATAAATTAAACGGTTATAAAAACCACCAATACTCTAATTTATACAAGGTTTCTCTATTTTATCTTGCAACTATACAGACACTTTTTGAATCTGCTTACTGGAATTTGCTGTTCTTTATTTTTATTACAACTTCAATAAAGAATATTTATATAGACAAATTTTATTAAACACAACAAAAATTTAAAATGAAAAAAAAGTTATTATTACCTATCTATCTTAGTATTAGTATTTTTTCCTTTGCTCAGGTAGGGATTAATCAACCTAATCCTAATTTAAGTGCAGATCTCGAACTGGGATCTAAGAATAAGAGTTTATTATTAAACAGAGTTCCCAATACAGGGGCTATTAATAATCCGGTAAACGGAATGCTAATCTATGATGTATCAGAGCAATGTGTAAAAGCTTTTCAGGGAGGTGCCTGGTCACAATGTTTCTGGAAAGAAAGCTCTTCTTTTACATTAGTATGTTCATCTGCGGTATTTAATCCTGCTTCCGCAACTCAGAATCAACCATATACAGGGACATTAACAATTCCTTATACAGGAGGTGACGGAAGTGCTTATACTTCACAAGTTTATCAGGCCAATGGATTAACTGCTACATTAGCTCCGGGTAATTTTGTGATGGGAAATGGCACTTTACAGTTTAATGTATTAGGAACTCCGGTGAGTGCAAGTCCTGCAGTATTTAATATTACTGTAAATGGAAGTACTTGTTCTGCAATTTCTCTTCCGGTCAATAACGGAACTCCGGTAATTCCTCCTACAATTACTGTCCAAGAAGGAATATATTTTATAGGTTCGGTATATGATAATGATTATGCTCCTTATACAGAGCCTACAGGACCTGCTACAACTGCCAGACCTGTAGCGGCAGATGGTGTTCTGGATAAACTGGCAGATTATCAAGGTTTCATTCCTACGTCAGGACTGGACATTTTTATTCCTGTTACCACTACAGGAACTGGTTCTCTTAGCGCGTGGAGTTCAACAACAACGGTTCCTGCTAATCTTACGGAAGATGGAATTTCCAGACAACTTACACTTTCATGGGCAGCACAGACTTATGATTCTAATACTAAATCAATAAAAGCAAAGCTTACAGCTATAGGGGGAACTTTGAATGCCAAAAAACTGGATATTAATGCAGGAATAGGAAATGATTATCTTGGAGTATTAATGGCAAGGTTCCAGTTCCCTTCTAATAATACCGGAGCTTCAAAAAATTATGATGTTCGTATTTTGCCGGGTATTCCTGATAAAATGTTTGGTATGACTGACGCAGGAGGATCCAATAACAGACATAATTTCCTTTATCTTCCTGTTCAGGCTGAAGATGGCTACACATGGTTAAATAATAACCTGGGAGCAGATTATGCCAATACTAACAGTTCAAACTTCAGTATTGCTCAGCAGGCAACCGGCCCTAAAGATTTTAGAGCTTATGGATCAATGTTCCAATGGGGAAGAAAGCCAGATGGGCATGAGTTAATGATTTGGACTGCAAATAATGCAGGAACACCTGTTAATCCAACAGTTAATCCAACAGCAACCGATAATCCAACAGATACCAGGTTTATTGGAACAGGTGGAGGCTGGAGAGTAACAGCAGATGGTACATTGTGGCAGAATGGATCTGCTCCGAATAATCCTTGTCCTAAAGGATTTAAAGTTCCTTCAGCAGCTCAGCTAACTAATTATATAGCAGCAGTTAAACCTTTAGGATTAGGTGGTGGAATTAATGCGGCAGCTTCCAGCAAACTGGCTTTTCCTGCGGCAGGAAAACGTGATGCTTCATTCGGAACGATATCATCATCTTATTCAGGAAGCAGTGGCTTCTATTGGGGAAGTGGAGCGTCCGGCCAGTCCGGTGATATTTTCCAGATTTCCGAATTTGGAGAACATGGTGTTTCAAGCTCAGGAACAGCACAGGGAAGCTCAGTTCGTTGTATCAAAGAATAAGTAAAATTTAAAATAAATGATTATTTGATGGCCGCCAACATTGTTGGTGGCTATCAGTAATTACTGAATCTAATACCATTAATAAAAATAAACTCCCTCTGTCAGACCATATTATGTATTCAATACTATATTCTGATTAAAATCATGATAAACACACATTTAAACTAAACAAAGCTTAATGTTCTTTTACTTAAATAAGAGAATCTCAGTAAACCTATTACAATTATTTCACTCTCATAAATTCAATATTTCCAAGATTTCACCAAAATTGCTGGGGTCCGGAAGTATTTAAATGAAGACATTAAGAATAATTAAAATGGTGAAAAAAACGACTTAAATCTAACCTACCTAATATCTCTTTATCCTATGGAAGCATTTCCTATGAAGCTAACCCCATACCAGTCAATTTTTTTTAATGAATGGATGCTTAATCCTTCCCGAAGTGATTATAATATTATATTTGACCAGTCTATGGCTGGATCTATAGATATCCAAAGACTGAATATAAGCCTGATAAGATTTGTTAATAATCAATTGTTGGTAAACAGTAATGTGATCTCCAAATCCGGGGAGCTGTTCTGGAAACGCAGGCCTTTACTTTCAGAAAATGATCAGATATTAACATTTATTCCTCGGGAACTTGGCCTTGAAGAAATACTGGATTTTGCATTACAACCTTTTGATCTGGAAAAAGAACAGTTAGCCAGATTTTATGCAATTCAGTTAGATAACGGAGGCTATAGGATTATCCATATCTTTTCCCATATTCTAGTGGATGGGCTGAGTGCTAACAGTATCTATACAGAACTGAGTACATATTACAACGATCCTGTCTATGAAAACCCAATCAACATTACTGAACAGGCAAAATTGTATGAGAGTTTAAGAACCCAGCTTGAAGATACTTTAGCAAAAGGAAAATCAGAAATGTCAAATTTCTGGAAAACCAATCTGAATGAGGTGGAGAATATTGGTTTTAAATTTTTAAAGACCAGGCCTTTAGAATCAGCATCTGAAAAAAATAAAGCACTTCCGAAAAACCCGGTAAGTGAGCTTCGTTTTAGTATTTCCGAATCTATATTTTCTAAAGTAAGACAATTAACATCAAAATACAAACTTACGCCTTATACATATGGGCAATTGGTATTAGCTGTCTTACTGCATAAAATTTCAGGAGTAGATAATTTTGTGATTAATTATCCGGTTGGAATTACAGAAGGCCAGGATTTTATCTTTGGAGCTCATATTAATACGGTTTTAAAAGGATACCGATTCAATAAAGACACTTCTCTTCAGGACCTGATTGATCAGAATATAGAATACACCAATCAATTAAAAATAAGCAAAGCACGATACTTTCCAGTTGAAGAGCTGATCAGCTATGCTCCTACATCAGATATTTTAGAATATGGATTTGTACAAACCAGTCTTAAAGACGTGGTGATTCATTATGAAGGAACAAGTGATGTGATTATCAACAGTGATCTGAATGTCGATCTGGTGGGTAAATTATCATTTGAACAGGAAGTACGAAACGGACAGCTTAATTATAAGGTTCGGTATGCCAATCAGGATCTTAGCACAGAGTTGGTATTCAATTTTACTAAAATCTATCAACGATTATTTGTTGAAATCCTTGATGAACTTCTGGAAGGAAATCCTGGGAACTCAATAAGTAATTATAAACTTTTAGATACAGAAACCTTCCAAACGATTATTCATGATTGGAATGATACAGGTTCAGATAATCCTTCGGATAAAACCATTCATCAGTTATTTGAAGAGCAGGTAGAAAGAACACCGGATCAAACGGCATTGGTATATCATGCAACTAAACTTTCTTATCGTGAACTCAATGAACGATCAAACCGCCTGGCGAATTATCTTGTTAAAACATATGATCTTCAGCCTGATGACTTGATTCCATTATGTTTGGAGCGTTCTGAAAATATGCTGATTGCCATTCTCGCGGTATTAAAATCTGGAGCAGCATATGTACCAATAGATCCGTCATACCCTTCAGACAGAATTGAACATATTCTTCAGGACACCCGGGCAAAAATAATACTGACCCAGAATTCCGCAATAGATAAGGTACAGACTGCTATTTCAGATATAATCGCGCTGGATGATTATGCTTTTCAAAATATATTGGAAGGTATGAATCCTGACAACCTTTCTATACAGGTTAATCCGGATAATCTGGCTTACGTAATCTATACCAGCGGAACCACAGGACTGCCTAAAGGGGTAATGATAGAACATAGGAATGTAATAAATCTGGTGAATCAGGTACAGGATGCTTATGGCTATAGCAAAGGAGAAAAAATCACAGCATACACTTCCTATGTTTTTGATGTATCCGTATCAGAATTTTTCAATGCTTTATTGTATGGAAACGAACTGCATATACTGGGAGAAAATATCAAAAAAGATGCAGATTTAATAAGCCGTTATTTAATTGATAATCAAATAGCTTATGCCTACCTTCCGCCGGTAATGTTATCTGTATTACCACGCATAGAATATCCGTCCTTAAAAGGGTTACTTTATGCTGGTGAACCTTGTGACTATGAAACAGGAAAATACTGGTCAGAGTATACGAAACTTTATAATCTGTATGGGCCTACAGAAGCTACTATTTATGCTGTTTACAAACAGATACAGCATGGAGATGTACATCTTATCGGGCGTCCTGTAGGTAATACAAAGGCTTATATTCTGGATAATGATTTTCAGCCTGTTCCTATAGGAGCAGTAGGCGAGCTTTACCTTGGTGGAGCGGGCATTGCAAGAGGTTACCTGAACCGCCCGGATTTGACAACCGAGCGTTTCATAAAGAATCCTTTTCAGGGTGAAAATGAAAGACTTTACAAAACCGGAGACCTTGTACGCTGGCTTCCTGATGGGAATATCGAGTATATCGGACGTAATGACTTCCAGGTAAAAATCCGGGGATACAGGATTGAGCTGGAAGAAATAGAAAATAAACTTCACCAGTTTCCGGGAGTAAAACAATCTGTAGTTCTGGTGAAAGAAAACAAAACCGGAATGAAGTATCTGGCAGGGTATTATGTTTCTGATGAAGAATTAAATATTGAAGAACTGACTGTCTTCCTTTCGGAATCCCTTCCGGAATATATGATTCCCGGAGCTTTTGTACAACTGACGGAACTTCCGCTCACTGTTAACGGAAAACTAGACAGAAAACAGCTTCCTGAGCCTGAATTTACAGGAAACAGAGAATATACAGCTCCCCAGAATGAACTGCAGGAAAGACTATGTCAGATCTATGGTGAAATACTTGGATTGAATAGTGAAACCATCAGTATCTATGATGATTTCTTCCGTTTGGGAGGAAACAGTATCATGGCAATAAAGCTGATCAGCAAAATACAGTACGAACTGAAGCTGCAGGCTAATGTATCCATGGTGTTTAGCCACAAAACCATTGTTTCTTTAGCTGAGGTTTTAAGCGGAGAAAATAATATTGATAAACAGGAGAAAATAGTCCCTTTAGAAGTGACTTCAGAGGAAGATCAACGATTATCCTTTGCTCAGGAAAGACTTTGGTTTATTGAAAAATTTGAAGAAGGGAGTAATGTTTACAATATTCCAATGGTATTTAAGCTTGGAACCCATGTTCAGACAGAATTTCTTCAGCAGTCTTTTGAAATGCTGATTCAGCGTCATGAAGTCTTGCGCAGTATGATCCGCTCAACAGAAGAGGGAATGGGATATCAGGTGGTTACAGACCAGAATATTCAGCTTTCTGTAAAAGAGGTTCAAACGAGAGAAGAGCTTGATGAGGAGATCAATAATGCCAATAATAAAATTTTTAATTTAGAGGAAGAACTTCCATTGAATGTAGTCCTTTTCAGGTTGAAAGATCAGAAATATGTATCCGTTGTAGTTCACCACATCGCTTTTGATGGATGGTCTACAGATATTTTTATCAAAGAAATTAACAGTATTTATCACTGCCTTGCAGAAGGAAAAACACCGGAACTTCCAGTTTTAAATATTCAATATAAAGACTTTGCATTATGGCAGAGAAACTATCTTAAAGGAGATACACTTGATCAGCAGATTATTTACTGGAAAGATAAACTTAATGAATTTCAAACGCTTGATCTTCCATTGGATTTTAAAAGGCCGGCACAAACCTCTTACGAAGGAGCAACGGAATATTTTAACTTGCCAGCCGATCTTGTGACAAACCTGAGAGAGCTTTCAAAAGAGCTGGGAGTAAGTTTATATAGCGTGATGCTTAGTGGTTATTCACTGATGTTGTCCGCTTATTCAGGTCAGGATGACATTATTGTTGGAAGCCCTGTTGCCAACCGTCATCATGCAGGTCTTGAAAATATCATCGGTTTCTTTGTTAATACATTGGCGCTAAGAGAGAAAATTGATCCCAATCAGGAGCTTAAAGACTTTATTTTACAGGTTTCCCAATCCGTAATGGAGGCACAATCTCATCAGGATCTTCCTTTTGAAAAGCTGGTAGAAGAGTTGAAAATAGATCAGGATATGTCCCGCCATCCGATTTTCCAGGTTATGTTTGGGCTTCAGAACTTTGAAGAAGGAATTTATTCTGCCCATACAGATGAAGCGATTCTTCTTCCTTTTGACGGGAATATCAATTATCAAACGGCAAAGTTCGATTTAACCATGATGATTGATGATCATGGAGAAGAAGTATGGGGAATATTCAACTATGCAGCATCACTTTTCAATAGAGATACGATTTTGCGTATGAAGGATACTTATGTATTGCTTCTTGAACAGCTTGTTGATCTCAGAAATAAAAAAGAAGAAAGCAGTAAGATCAATGGTCTTTCTTTTATGACAAAAGAAGAGCATAAAAAGATCATAGTAGATCAGAATACATCAGAAAGCTGCCCTGAAACGTATACTATTCACAGATTATTTGAAGATCAGGTACAAAAAAATCCGGATCGTACAGCATTAGTATATCAGAATATTCGATTATCTTATCAGGAGTTGAATGTGAGAGCAAACCGTCTTGCCCATTTTCTTATTGAAACCTATAATCTTCAGGCCGAAGATATGGTTCCTTTATTTTTGGAGCGGTCTGAAGATATGATTATTGCTATTCTTGCTGTTTTAAAAACCGGAGCAGCCTACGTTCCTATGGATCCGTCTTATCCGGCAGACAGAATAAGACATATTTTGGATGATACGAATGCAGAAATTATTCTTACTCAGGAAAAAATATCAGAAAAAATCCAGAATATAGATCTTACCAAGAACATTATCTCATTGGATGATGTTTCTTTCCGGGATGTCATTGAAAAAAGCAATGCAGAGAACCCTGAGACTGAAAATAAGTCAGATAAACTGGCTTATGTGATCTATACCAGTGGAACAACGGGAATGCCTAAAGGGGTAATGATTGAGCACAGAAATGTGGTAAATGTAGTGACTCAGATCAGAGAGGCTTATGGTTTCAGTGAGAATGAGAAGATAACAGCGTTTACTTCTTATGTATTTGATGTATCGGTATCAGAATTTTTTAATACTCTATTGTACGGAAATGAACTGCATATCTTAGATGAAACCATTAAAAAAGATGCAGATTCAATAAGCAGATATTTACTTGATCATCAGATAGCATATGCGTATCTGCCTCCGGTAATGTTATCTGTTCTTCCTCGTATTGAATATCCTGATCTGAAAGGATTACTGTATGCTGGTGAACCATGTGATTATGAAACCGGAAAGTACTGGTCAGAATATACAAGCCTTTATAACCTTTATGGACCTACAGAAGTTACAATTTATGCAACTTACAAAAAAGTAGAGCATGGTGATGTCCATTTGATCGGACATGCCGTAGAAAATACTTCAGTGTATGTACTGGATGGCCTTCATCGCCCGGTTCCCGTAGGAGCTGTTGGAGAACTTTACCTTGGAGGAGTTGGAATTGCACGAGGCTATCTTAACAGACCCGAGCTGACTTCAGAACGCTTTATTCTGAATCCTTTTCAAACAGAAGAACAGAAAGTATACAGTAAGAACGGAAAACTTTATAAAACAGGAGACTTAGTAAAATATCATGCCGATGGAGAGTTGGAATATATCGGAAGAAATGACTTCCAGGTAAAGATCCGCGGCTATAGAATTGAGCTTGGGGAAATTGAAAACAAGTTGCAGCAAAATCCGGTAATTCGCCAGTCGGTAGTTCTTGCTAAAACCAATAAAGCAGGAATGAAATATCTTGTTGGATATTATGTATCTGATGCTGCGATAGAATCTCATGAAATTTCAGAATTTCTGGCAGAAACCTTGCCGGAACATATGATTCCGAGTGTGTATGTACATCTTGAGAAACTTCCATTGACCATTAATGGGAAATTAGATAGAAAGCAACTCCCTGAACCGGAATTTACGATAAGCAGTGAATATACAGCCCCTGAAAACGAATTACAGAAAAAGCTATGTCAGGTTTATGCAGACGTTCTTGGTCTGAACACTTCAGTCATTGGAATTCATGATGATTTCTTCCGTCTTGGAGGAAACAGTATCATGGCCATAAGATTGATCAGCAGTATCAAAAAAGCTTTGAATGTATCAATAGGAGTAGCGGTTGTCTTTACTCATAAAACAGTAGCCTCTCTGTCTCATGTCATTGGCAGCAAGGTTGATGCAGGGTATCAGGAAAATATTGTTCCGATAAAAGTATCTTCTCCGGAAGAACAGCTGCTATCTTTTGCTCAGGAAAGACTTTGGTTTATTGAAAACTTTGAAGGTGGAAGTAATGCCTATAATGTTCCAATGGCCTTCAGATTAAACAAAGAAATACAGTTGGATGTTCTTCAGAGATCATTAGAGACAGTTGTAATGCGACATGAAGTGCTTCGTTCCGTAATCCGGGCTGCAGAAAGTGGAATCGGTTATCAGGTTGTTACAGATCTTATCCCTGAATTCAAGTATAGAGAAGTTGGAACCAAAGAGGAATTGGAGAAAAACATAGATCAATGTGCCCATAAAGTATTCCGTCTGGAAGAAGAAATTCCGGTAGAAACTACTGTTTTCAGGTGGGAAGAAAATCATTATCTGTCTGTTGTAATTCATCACATTGCATTTGACGGATGGTCTGCGGATCTGTTTTTAAAAGAAATACAAACAGTATACAATGCTCTTGTTAAAGGGGGATATCCTCAGCTTCCGGAATTAAAAATTCAATATAAAGACTTTGCTTTATGGCAGAGAAACCATCTTACGGGTGAAACCTTAGAGAAGCAGATCAGTTACTGGAAAAATAATCTTGAAGACTTTGAAGCTCTTAGCCTTCCTTTAGATTTCAAAAGGCCAGCTAACATCTCTTATGACGGTGCTACAGCCCATTTCAGTCTTTCCCTGGAAGTAGGTTCTGGATTGAGAAAACTTTCCAGAGAATGGGGAGTGAGTTTGTACAGTGTGATGTTAGGAGGATATTATTTGATGCTTTCGGCTTATTCAGGCCAGGATGATATTGTCGTAGGAAGCCCTATTGCCAACCGTCATCATGAAGGTCTTGAAGATATGATCGGTTTCTTTGTGAATACATTGGCGCTGAGAGAGAAGATCAATGCAGAACAGGATCTTAAAGATTTTATTCTTCAGATTTCAAAATCAGTAACAGATGCCCAATCTTATCAGGAACTTCCATTTGAAAAACTAGTGGATGAACTGGATATAGAGCAGGACACTTCAAAACACCCGGTTTTCCAGGTAATGTTCGGAGTTCAAAGCTTTGGAATGAATGCAGATCATGAAGCTGTGTTTACTCCTCTGCACCATGAAGTCAACTATCAGGCAGCTAAGTTTGATCTGACCACTATGATTGATGACGGAGAAGAAACGATCAGGGGAATATTCAACTATGCAACCTCTCTTTTCAAAAAAGAAACGGTTTTGAGAATGCAGGGTACTTATCTTCTGCTTCTTAATCAGTTGGCTGCAATAGGAGAGAGCAGTTATAAAAAGATAAAAATCAACGAATTCCGTCTTCTGGAAGATTCAAATTACAGCCAAATCACAGAAGGGTGGAATGAAACGATTTCTGACTATGCTTCTGATAAAACAATACAGCAATTGTTTGAAGATCAGGTGGTAAAAACACCCGATGCTACAGCTTTAGTGTATCAGAATATTGAATGGTCTTATCGGGAACTGAATAAAAGATCAAACCGTTTAGCGAATTATTTAATTAGTACTTACAATCTGCAGCCGGATGATTTAATTCCTTTATGCTTGGAACGCTCCGAAAATATGCTGATGGCTATGATGGCTGTATTAAAAGCCGGAGCCGCTTATGTTCCAATGGATCCTTCCTATCCATCAGAAAGAATTGAACATATTCTTCAGGATACGAAAGCAAGGCTTATTTTAGGTCAGGAAAGTACAATGAAACAGTTGGAAAACAATGCTGTTGA
Coding sequences within:
- a CDS encoding 4'-phosphopantetheinyl transferase family protein → MIILYTFISEEKHQSLIDRYLPVFSEDIKRDILRYRRWQDAQLSLLGKILLLQGLRTYYDISDAEIMVNSNNKPYLKGNPVYFNISHSKDLVACIIAEFPVGIDVEFFDTSINYLDFEFQMTTDEFEKINEAEDRIKSFFAYWTAKEAVIKAHGDGMMIPLDSFEVSNNEALINGEKFFTKDIFIDKNYCSCIASNDIKINNVVPFIEYLEI